One genomic segment of Falco cherrug isolate bFalChe1 chromosome 13, bFalChe1.pri, whole genome shotgun sequence includes these proteins:
- the SLC35B2 gene encoding adenosine 3'-phospho 5'-phosphosulfate transporter 1 isoform X1, which produces MATGEEIPPALQDSWGDFWLFRFFVNAAGYASIVVPGFLLIQYFKRRNYLETGRGICFPVIKSCVFGSEVKSVHQEDGSLPPRAEPTESSTARQVFKLLCCAAGLQASYLTWGVLQERVMTRTYGATETDPGEKFKDSQFLVFMNRILAFTVAGLYCALTKQPRHGAPMYKYSFASLSNILSSWCQYEALKYISFPTQVLAKASKVIPVMMMGKLVSRKSYEYWEYLTAALISVGVSMFLLSSAPNRHASTVTTFSGIVLLAGYIIFDSFTSNWQDALFTYKMSPVQMMFGVNVFSCLFTVGSLLEQGALLESVRFMARHSEFTAHAVLLSVCSACGQLFIFYTINQFGAAVFTIIMTLRQAFAILLSCLIYGHTVTVVGGLGVAVVFMALFLRVYARSRMKKRSKKLPPGETPVQKV; this is translated from the exons ATGGCTACTGGTGAAGAGAtaccccctgccctgcaggacTCGTGGGGGGACTTCTGGCTCTTCCGTTTCTTTGTTAATGCTGCTGGCTATGCAAGTATTGTGGTGCCGGGATTCCTCCTCATCCAGTACTTCAAGAGAAGGAATTACCTGGAGACAG GCAGAGGCATTTGCTTCCCTGTCATCAAATCATGTGTGTTCGGCTCTGAGGTGAAGTCTGTACACCAGGAAGACGGCTCCCTACCACCTCGAGCAGAGCCCACAGAGTCCTCTACAGCCCGACAGGTCTTCAAGCTGCTCTGTTGTGCTGCTGGTCTACAG GCCTCCTACCTCACATGGGGCGTCCTCCAGGAGCGTGTGATGACAAGAACATATGGTGCCACCGAAACAGACCCTGGTGAGAAGTTCAAGGACTCCCAGTTCTTGGTGTTCATGAACCGCATCCTGGCCTTCACAGTGGCTGGTCTGTACTGCGCCCTGACCAAGCAGCCGCGCCACGGGGCTCCTATGTACAAATACTCCTTTGCCTCCCTCTCCAACATCCTCAGCAGCTGGTGCCAGTATGAGGCACTCAAATACATCAGCTTCCCCACCCAAGTGCTAGCCAAGGCCTCTAAAGTGATCCCAGTGATGATGATGGGCAAACTGGTGTCACGCAAAAGTTATGAGTACTGGGAATACCTAACTGCTGCCCTCATCTCCGTGGGGGTCAGCATGTTCCTGCTCTCCAGTGCTCCCAACAGGCACGCATCTACTGTCACCACGTTCTCGGGCATAGTCCTCCTGGCTGGCTACATAATCTTTGACAGCTTCACCTCCAACTGGCAGGATGCCCTCTTCACCTATAAGATGTCTCCTGTGCAGATGATGTTTGGCGTCAATGTCTTCTCTTGCCTTTTCACGGTGGGCTCACTCTTGGAGCAGGGTGCCTTGCTGGAGTCGGTACGCTTCATGGCCCGCCACTCAGAGTTCACGGCCCATGCCGTGCTGCTCTCTGTGTGCTCTGCCTGTGGCCAACTCTTCATCTTCTACACCATCAACCAGTTCGGGGCAGCCGTCTTCACCATCATCATGACACTCCGCCAGGCCTTCGCCATCCTCCTTTCCTGCCTCATCTACGGGCACACTGTCACTGTCGTGGGTGGGCTGGGCGTAGCTGTTGTCTTCATGGCCCTCTTCCTCCGCGTCTATGCCCGCAGCCGCATGAAGAAGCGCAGTAAGAAGCTCCCACCAGGCGAGACCCCCGTACAAAAGGTCTAA
- the SLC35B2 gene encoding adenosine 3'-phospho 5'-phosphosulfate transporter 1 isoform X2 translates to MQRPLGKLPGPAAASWHQNCSCALASYLTWGVLQERVMTRTYGATETDPGEKFKDSQFLVFMNRILAFTVAGLYCALTKQPRHGAPMYKYSFASLSNILSSWCQYEALKYISFPTQVLAKASKVIPVMMMGKLVSRKSYEYWEYLTAALISVGVSMFLLSSAPNRHASTVTTFSGIVLLAGYIIFDSFTSNWQDALFTYKMSPVQMMFGVNVFSCLFTVGSLLEQGALLESVRFMARHSEFTAHAVLLSVCSACGQLFIFYTINQFGAAVFTIIMTLRQAFAILLSCLIYGHTVTVVGGLGVAVVFMALFLRVYARSRMKKRSKKLPPGETPVQKV, encoded by the exons ATGCAGAGGCCACTGGGAAAACTGCCAGGACCTGCCGCAGCGAGCTGGCAccaaaactgcagctgtgcattG GCCTCCTACCTCACATGGGGCGTCCTCCAGGAGCGTGTGATGACAAGAACATATGGTGCCACCGAAACAGACCCTGGTGAGAAGTTCAAGGACTCCCAGTTCTTGGTGTTCATGAACCGCATCCTGGCCTTCACAGTGGCTGGTCTGTACTGCGCCCTGACCAAGCAGCCGCGCCACGGGGCTCCTATGTACAAATACTCCTTTGCCTCCCTCTCCAACATCCTCAGCAGCTGGTGCCAGTATGAGGCACTCAAATACATCAGCTTCCCCACCCAAGTGCTAGCCAAGGCCTCTAAAGTGATCCCAGTGATGATGATGGGCAAACTGGTGTCACGCAAAAGTTATGAGTACTGGGAATACCTAACTGCTGCCCTCATCTCCGTGGGGGTCAGCATGTTCCTGCTCTCCAGTGCTCCCAACAGGCACGCATCTACTGTCACCACGTTCTCGGGCATAGTCCTCCTGGCTGGCTACATAATCTTTGACAGCTTCACCTCCAACTGGCAGGATGCCCTCTTCACCTATAAGATGTCTCCTGTGCAGATGATGTTTGGCGTCAATGTCTTCTCTTGCCTTTTCACGGTGGGCTCACTCTTGGAGCAGGGTGCCTTGCTGGAGTCGGTACGCTTCATGGCCCGCCACTCAGAGTTCACGGCCCATGCCGTGCTGCTCTCTGTGTGCTCTGCCTGTGGCCAACTCTTCATCTTCTACACCATCAACCAGTTCGGGGCAGCCGTCTTCACCATCATCATGACACTCCGCCAGGCCTTCGCCATCCTCCTTTCCTGCCTCATCTACGGGCACACTGTCACTGTCGTGGGTGGGCTGGGCGTAGCTGTTGTCTTCATGGCCCTCTTCCTCCGCGTCTATGCCCGCAGCCGCATGAAGAAGCGCAGTAAGAAGCTCCCACCAGGCGAGACCCCCGTACAAAAGGTCTAA